One stretch of Verrucomicrobiia bacterium DNA includes these proteins:
- a CDS encoding ABC transporter permease produces the protein MNFQTFIIKNALRNKRRALLSVLSVAVSLFLLVTLLVALRELTLPVEGAGAELRVAVRNKISIANLLPARQRPVIERIPGVEAVTPFTWFGGKYKNEENMTFAQFAMDPTKLRSVFGEAKMNPEAYAAFEKERDGCVIGRISADKYHLKVGDKITLESTVYPVTLDFKIVGIYAGTPDDRNMLFRQDYLNEATGDTGEVGMWWLKVKSAEDMPRVLAAINKAFENTSAEVRAETERAFQLSFISMWGNIKLLVTLISSAVVFTLLLVSASTMSMAIRERFRELAILKALGYRRRELFAFILAESFGLAMAGAVIGVGGAYCLYTFGDVSKLTNGLFPYFEVTARIVGTGAAVAAALGVVSSIMPGLAVARMSVAEGLKTLD, from the coding sequence ATGAACTTCCAGACGTTCATCATCAAGAACGCGCTGCGCAACAAGCGCCGGGCGCTGCTTTCCGTCCTGAGCGTCGCCGTCAGCCTCTTCCTGCTCGTGACGCTGCTGGTGGCCCTGCGCGAGCTGACGTTGCCGGTGGAAGGGGCGGGGGCCGAATTGCGCGTGGCCGTCCGCAACAAAATCTCCATCGCCAACCTGCTGCCGGCGCGGCAGCGGCCGGTCATCGAACGTATTCCCGGTGTGGAAGCCGTCACGCCGTTCACCTGGTTCGGCGGGAAATACAAGAACGAGGAGAACATGACCTTTGCGCAGTTCGCGATGGACCCCACGAAGCTGCGCTCGGTTTTTGGCGAGGCGAAAATGAATCCCGAGGCGTATGCGGCGTTTGAGAAGGAGCGCGACGGCTGCGTCATCGGCCGCATCTCCGCCGACAAATACCATCTCAAGGTGGGCGACAAGATCACGCTCGAAAGCACGGTGTATCCGGTGACGCTCGACTTCAAAATCGTCGGGATCTACGCAGGCACGCCGGACGACCGGAACATGCTGTTTCGCCAGGATTATTTGAATGAGGCCACGGGCGACACGGGCGAGGTCGGCATGTGGTGGCTGAAGGTCAAATCGGCCGAGGACATGCCGCGCGTCCTTGCCGCCATCAACAAGGCGTTTGAGAACACGTCGGCCGAGGTGCGGGCCGAGACGGAACGCGCCTTCCAGCTCAGCTTCATTTCCATGTGGGGCAACATCAAACTGCTGGTCACGCTGATTTCGAGCGCCGTGGTGTTCACGTTGCTGCTGGTTTCAGCCAGCACGATGAGCATGGCCATTCGGGAACGGTTTCGCGAGCTGGCCATCCTGAAGGCGCTGGGCTACCGGCGGCGGGAATTGTTCGCGTTCATTCTCGCGGAAAGTTTCGGGCTGGCCATGGCGGGCGCGGTGATCGGCGTGGGCGGCGCGTATTGTCTTTACACGTTTGGCGACGTGTCGAAGCTGACCAACGGCCTTTTCCCGTATTTCGAGGTGACCGCACGCATCGTGGGGACGGGCGCGGCGGTGGCGGCGGCATTGGGCGTGGTGTCCAGCATCATGCCCGGTCTGGCCGTCGCCCGCATGAGTGTCGCGGAAGGTTTGAAAACGCTCGATTGA